A region of Rhodoferax potami DNA encodes the following proteins:
- the hrcA gene encoding heat-inducible transcriptional repressor HrcA, translating into MLDERSKMLMKALVERYIADGQPVGSRTLSKESGLDLSPATIRNVMSDLEDLGLIVSPHTSAGRIPTARGYRLFVDTMLTVQQGHMATHSLAPDQPQKVISNAANLLSNLSQFVGVVIAPRRTSAFRHIEFLRLSERRLLVIIVAPDGDVQNRVIFTEVDYTQSQLAEAANFLNSSYMGLEIEQVRQRLQGEVESLRGEIATLMQAAVNASSEVISETQDEVVISGERNLLSVSDFSSDMGHLRRAFELFEQKAQLMRLLDVTGQAEGVRIFIGGESQVVPFEDLSIVSSPYEVDGKVVGTLGVIGPTRMAYDRMIQIVDITSKLVSNALSHHK; encoded by the coding sequence ATGCTCGATGAACGTTCCAAGATGTTGATGAAGGCGCTCGTAGAGCGCTATATCGCCGATGGACAGCCCGTCGGCAGCCGCACGCTCTCCAAAGAGTCCGGCCTCGACCTCTCGCCCGCCACCATCCGCAACGTCATGTCGGACCTGGAGGACCTGGGCCTCATCGTCAGCCCCCACACCTCGGCAGGGCGCATTCCCACCGCCCGCGGCTACCGCCTGTTTGTGGACACCATGCTCACCGTGCAGCAGGGCCACATGGCTACGCACAGCTTGGCGCCCGACCAGCCGCAAAAAGTCATCAGCAACGCGGCGAATCTGCTCTCCAACTTGTCGCAGTTTGTGGGGGTGGTGATTGCGCCGCGCCGCACATCCGCCTTCCGGCATATTGAGTTTTTGCGCCTCTCGGAGCGGCGGCTGCTGGTCATCATCGTGGCGCCCGATGGCGATGTGCAAAACCGCGTCATCTTCACCGAGGTGGACTACACCCAAAGCCAGCTCGCCGAGGCGGCCAACTTTTTGAACAGCAGCTATATGGGGCTGGAGATCGAGCAAGTGCGCCAGCGCCTGCAAGGCGAGGTAGAAAGCCTGCGCGGCGAGATTGCCACTCTCATGCAGGCGGCGGTGAACGCCAGCTCGGAAGTGATTTCAGAGACGCAAGACGAAGTGGTGATCTCCGGCGAGCGCAACCTGCTGTCAGTGTCAGACTTTTCGAGCGACATGGGCCACCTGCGCCGCGCGTTTGAGCTGTTTGAGCAAAAAGCCCAGCTCATGCGCCTGCTGGACGTGACCGGCCAAGCCGAAGGCGTGCGCATCTTCATAGGCGGCGAGAGCCAGGTGGTGCCGTTTGAAGACCTGTCCATCGTCAGCAGCCCCTACGAGGTGGACGGCAAAGTGGTCGGCACGCTGGGCGTGATCGGCCCCACCCGCATGGCGTATGACCGCATGATCCAGATCGTGGACATCACCTCCAAGCTGGTGAGCAACGCCCTGAGCCATCACAAATAG
- a CDS encoding NAD kinase, whose translation MLSLFRHVALIGKYQTTGTSAAGASSRKSLDEIAHYLMDQGCEVVIEADTAANTGLSNYTTMDVDGIGTHCDLALVVGGDGTMLGIGRQLARYQVPLIGINSGRLGFITDIRFEQYKTTLAPMLAGHYEVDDRALMRARVMRDGHCVFEAEAMNDVVVNRGATSGMVELRVEVDGHFVANQRADGLIIASPTGSTAYAMSAGGPLLHPSIAAWVMVPIAPHTLSNRPIALADSARIAIEIVAGRDASANFDMQSLASLMHGDRIEVTRSQHKVRFLHPKGWTYFDTLRQKMHWNEGVA comes from the coding sequence ATGTTGTCTCTATTTAGGCATGTCGCTCTGATCGGCAAGTACCAAACCACCGGCACCAGCGCTGCGGGGGCCTCGTCCCGCAAATCGCTGGACGAGATTGCCCATTATTTGATGGACCAGGGCTGCGAGGTGGTGATCGAAGCCGACACCGCCGCCAACACGGGCTTAAGCAACTACACCACCATGGATGTGGACGGCATTGGCACCCACTGCGACCTGGCCCTGGTGGTGGGTGGCGACGGCACCATGCTGGGCATAGGCCGCCAGCTGGCGCGCTACCAGGTGCCGCTGATCGGCATCAACTCCGGGCGGCTGGGGTTTATCACCGATATCCGCTTCGAACAGTACAAAACCACACTGGCCCCCATGCTGGCCGGCCACTACGAGGTGGACGACCGCGCCCTGATGCGCGCCCGCGTCATGCGCGACGGCCACTGTGTGTTTGAGGCCGAGGCCATGAACGACGTGGTGGTGAACCGCGGCGCCACCTCGGGCATGGTGGAGCTGCGGGTGGAGGTGGACGGGCACTTTGTGGCCAACCAGCGGGCGGATGGGCTGATCATCGCCTCGCCCACGGGCTCTACCGCCTACGCCATGTCGGCCGGCGGGCCGCTGCTGCACCCCTCGATCGCCGCTTGGGTGATGGTGCCGATTGCGCCGCATACATTGTCAAATAGGCCGATAGCGCTCGCCGACAGTGCGCGGATAGCTATAGAAATAGTAGCAGGGCGCGATGCCAGCGCCAACTTTGACATGCAGAGCCTGGCCAGCCTGATGCACGGCGACCGCATTGAGGTGACCCGCTCGCAGCACAAGGTGCGCTTTTTGCACCCCAAGGGCTGGACTTACTTTGACACCCTGCGCCAGAAAATGCATTGGAATGAAGGGGTGGCGTAA
- the rapZ gene encoding RNase adapter RapZ: MSSLHTSMEIVLITGMSGSGKSVALHALEDAGFYCVDNLPPELLLPFVELERQHDAQRIAIAMDVRSAVSLPLVPQQLAAVRALGVVVKPLFLDSTTDTLVRRYSETRRKHPLSQGSSDHGERDERRALVDAIELERELLADLREQAHVIDSSIIRPSQLQSYVKALIASPGGQLTLVFESFAFKRGVPTDADYVFDVRMLPNPHYNPELKHLTGRDQPVMDFLMAEDAVALMQHHIAHFLESWLDALASDHRSYVTVAIGCTGGQHRSVFLVEQLAKRFSGEWITLKRHREMDAR, from the coding sequence ATGAGCTCTCTACATACGTCGATGGAAATTGTGCTGATCACCGGCATGTCGGGTTCCGGCAAATCGGTGGCGCTTCACGCCTTGGAAGACGCAGGCTTTTACTGCGTCGACAACCTGCCGCCCGAGCTGCTGCTGCCCTTTGTGGAGCTGGAACGCCAGCACGACGCACAGCGCATCGCCATTGCGATGGATGTGCGCAGCGCGGTCTCACTGCCTTTGGTGCCCCAGCAGCTGGCTGCGGTGCGGGCGCTGGGCGTGGTGGTTAAGCCTTTGTTTTTGGACTCGACCACCGACACGCTGGTGCGCCGCTACTCTGAGACCCGGCGCAAGCACCCTTTGTCACAGGGCAGCTCCGACCATGGCGAGCGCGATGAACGCCGCGCGCTGGTCGATGCGATTGAGCTGGAGCGCGAGCTGCTGGCCGACCTGCGCGAGCAGGCCCATGTGATTGACTCCAGCATCATTCGCCCCTCGCAGCTGCAGAGCTACGTCAAAGCGCTGATCGCTTCGCCCGGCGGGCAACTCACGCTGGTGTTTGAATCGTTTGCCTTCAAACGGGGCGTGCCCACCGATGCGGACTACGTGTTCGATGTGCGCATGCTGCCCAACCCGCACTACAACCCCGAGCTCAAGCACCTGACCGGGCGGGACCAGCCGGTGATGGATTTCCTGATGGCCGAAGATGCCGTGGCGCTCATGCAGCACCACATTGCCCACTTTCTGGAAAGCTGGCTCGATGCTTTGGCGAGCGACCACCGCAGCTATGTCACCGTGGCCATCGGTTGCACGGGCGGCCAACACCGCTCGGTGTTTTTGGTGGAGCAACTCGCCAAGCGCTTCAGTGGAGAGTGGATCACGCTCAAACGCCACCGCGAGATGGACGCGAGGTAG